A section of the Candidatus Omnitrophota bacterium genome encodes:
- a CDS encoding SprT family zinc-dependent metalloprotease — translation MDEIKINKLIRSRRKTICLIVAKDASLVVRAPQTTPNRIIRNFIDKKKRWIIKHQEIAKKRSSEITFKQFVDGEEFLYLGKYYPLKISDREDIFLTDSLEFPRKMLMTARESLIKWYQDKALDLISERVFQYERVVGLRSTSIAITKACRRWGSCGVKNTLNFSWRLILAPLGVIDYVVVHEVVHLSQKDHSKEFWRKVRALIPDFSQYNKWLNKNGHLLTL, via the coding sequence ATGGATGAGATAAAAATCAATAAGTTGATAAGGTCTAGAAGAAAAACTATTTGTTTAATTGTTGCAAAAGATGCAAGCCTCGTAGTGCGCGCTCCGCAAACAACCCCCAATCGGATTATAAGAAATTTCATAGATAAGAAAAAAAGATGGATTATTAAGCATCAGGAAATTGCTAAGAAGCGATCCAGCGAGATTACGTTTAAGCAGTTTGTTGATGGAGAAGAGTTTCTGTACTTAGGCAAATATTATCCGCTTAAAATATCAGATAGAGAGGATATATTTTTAACGGATTCTTTGGAGTTTCCAAGGAAAATGTTAATGACTGCCAGAGAGAGTTTAATTAAGTGGTATCAAGATAAGGCATTGGATTTAATTTCTGAAAGAGTCTTTCAGTATGAAAGGGTTGTCGGTTTACGTTCTACTTCAATAGCCATCACAAAAGCTTGTAGAAGATGGGGCTCATGTGGGGTGAAGAATACCTTGAATTTTAGCTGGCGGTTAATTTTAGCGCCTTTGGGGGTAATTGATTATGTGGTTGTGCATGAGGTTGTGCATTTATCGCAGAAGGACCATTCTAAAGAATTCTGGAGAAAAGTAAGAGCGCTGATTCCGGATTTTTCCCAGTATAATAAATGGCTTAATAAAAACGGGCATTTGTTAACTTTATAA
- a CDS encoding M20/M25/M40 family metallo-hydrolase — translation MPKKSYGIFLIVIFACFSLFVINAQSYQSEESEYWQKFLLPRPWLSLQANSEQHQPLYLNVNPRQIALNLKPGEITQVFLPESLRERGRDQIRIIQEALIKTLLLNKVDDFEVEAWPIRDDYGQLTWAFARWRKNDKDKWLWLSSKMISLSLIPESGPAPFLPVLLQPEDKDDFGLIFNDILDMKALYDKPYFGDCVWTSDSADDSLVTEAWLPIEKQESYAQRISDEIADIGICPACRVIPQPARLKSKSAVFVLQVRNSEIIFPPEIAWEPIYEKISEAPKESLVVKSWPPDFISKYKNDVLVLDGEEEVKFPITKKKMYFKDKNSIDANNQLEELVDYLVERYRVLRIKTVRQRFDYRGVAQSNLIAIIPGTDSRLRPVLMADHIDTAFCEDIFKDSGKRVSSPGADDNVSSTAVLLRAAEILRDLKPKHPIWLVHFTGEEFPADDLGARFFVSWLLKKRIDIEGLVLMDTIGFRQANDQIFQVNPGDSEESLRLAKIVMDIAPLVTKFKPVLRTRFAQKSYLYNSDGLIFSDNGYPVVYLNEHMNKLQNMHRKGYHDSTDTSKNIDWEYATDIAKVAIETVAILARAQAK, via the coding sequence ATGCCTAAGAAATCTTATGGTATATTTTTGATTGTAATCTTTGCATGTTTTTCTTTATTTGTAATAAATGCTCAAAGTTATCAAAGCGAAGAAAGTGAATATTGGCAGAAATTTCTTCTTCCCCGTCCATGGTTGAGCCTTCAGGCTAATTCAGAACAGCATCAACCGCTTTATTTGAATGTTAATCCTCGTCAAATTGCTTTAAATCTTAAGCCCGGTGAAATTACGCAGGTATTTTTGCCGGAATCGCTGCGTGAAAGAGGACGGGATCAAATAAGAATAATTCAGGAAGCATTGATTAAAACTTTGCTGTTAAATAAGGTAGATGATTTTGAGGTAGAGGCTTGGCCGATAAGGGATGATTATGGCCAGCTGACTTGGGCTTTTGCAAGATGGCGTAAGAATGATAAAGATAAATGGTTGTGGTTAAGTTCAAAAATGATTTCTTTGTCTTTAATCCCTGAATCAGGCCCTGCGCCATTTTTGCCGGTTTTGTTACAGCCGGAAGATAAAGATGATTTTGGTTTAATATTCAATGACATCCTTGATATGAAAGCTTTGTATGACAAGCCGTATTTCGGTGATTGTGTTTGGACTTCTGACAGCGCAGATGATTCTTTGGTTACTGAAGCTTGGTTACCGATTGAAAAACAAGAATCATACGCGCAAAGAATTTCCGATGAAATCGCGGATATCGGGATTTGTCCGGCATGCAGAGTTATTCCGCAGCCTGCCCGCTTAAAATCAAAAAGCGCCGTATTTGTGCTCCAAGTTAGAAATAGTGAAATTATTTTCCCGCCAGAGATTGCTTGGGAGCCTATTTATGAAAAAATATCAGAAGCCCCTAAGGAATCTTTAGTAGTAAAATCTTGGCCGCCGGATTTTATTTCTAAGTATAAGAATGACGTCTTGGTTTTAGATGGAGAGGAAGAAGTTAAATTTCCTATTACTAAAAAAAAGATGTATTTTAAAGATAAAAATAGCATTGATGCCAATAATCAGCTTGAGGAATTGGTGGATTATCTTGTTGAGCGTTATAGAGTTTTACGGATAAAAACAGTCAGGCAGCGTTTTGATTACCGGGGGGTTGCGCAGTCAAACTTGATTGCGATTATCCCGGGGACCGATTCAAGATTGCGCCCAGTTTTAATGGCGGATCATATTGATACAGCATTCTGTGAAGATATTTTTAAAGATTCGGGTAAGCGTGTTTCTTCACCCGGAGCAGACGATAATGTTTCTTCAACTGCGGTTTTACTCCGGGCTGCGGAAATCTTACGTGATCTGAAACCAAAACATCCTATTTGGTTAGTCCATTTTACAGGAGAAGAATTCCCTGCAGATGATTTGGGAGCACGTTTCTTTGTAAGTTGGTTGCTTAAAAAAAGGATTGATATTGAAGGCTTGGTTTTAATGGATACGATAGGTTTTAGGCAAGCTAATGACCAAATTTTTCAAGTAAACCCAGGTGATTCGGAAGAATCTTTGAGGCTGGCAAAAATCGTTATGGATATCGCACCTTTGGTCACAAAATTTAAGCCTGTATTAAGGACCCGTTTTGCCCAGAAGAGCTATCTTTATAATAGTGACGGATTAATATTCTCTGATAATGGTTATCCTGTAGTTTATTTAAATGAGCATATGAATAAACTACAAAATATGCATAGAAAAGGCTATCACGATTCAACTGATACCTCAAAAAATATTGATTGGGAATATGCTACAGATATAGCTAAAGTGGCAATTGAGACTGTAGCTATTCTTGCCCGGGCGCAAGCTAAATGA
- a CDS encoding protease inhibitor I42 family protein has protein sequence MGKRNLFVVLLTCAVFLLTVTSFAQSVKDQVVSESVINVTVGENIVIILESNRTTGYLWRLGSDLNDDKIEFVKSNYFASKTKLLGAPGKETWIFKALKPGRLTLVFEYRRPWEKKLKPIKIENFTIIIKEK, from the coding sequence ATGGGAAAAAGGAATTTATTTGTAGTGTTGTTAACCTGTGCAGTATTTCTTTTAACAGTAACCAGTTTCGCGCAGAGCGTAAAAGATCAGGTTGTCTCTGAGAGTGTAATTAATGTTACCGTAGGAGAAAATATCGTTATAATATTAGAGTCAAATAGGACAACCGGATATCTTTGGCGCTTGGGCAGTGATTTAAATGATGATAAAATTGAGTTTGTAAAATCAAATTATTTTGCATCTAAGACAAAATTATTAGGTGCTCCCGGTAAAGAAACTTGGATTTTTAAAGCTCTTAAGCCGGGAAGGTTAACACTTGTGTTTGAATATCGCAGGCCATGGGAGAAGAAGCTAAAACCTATAAAGATAGAGAACTTTACAATTATAATTAAGGAAAAATAA